The Dehalococcoidia bacterium genomic interval CCCAGCGATCGCGCAGCCAGTCGCCTATGAAGTTAAACGACAGCACGGTGAGGAAGATGGCAATTCCCGGGAAGAACGCCACCCACCAGGCTGAACCGAGATACTCACGGCCGTTTGATATGTCGGCTCCCCACGATGGAGTCGGAGGGGGAACACCCGCGCCCAGGAACGACAGAATACTTTCCGAGAGGATTGTGTTGCCTACCTGGAGGGTCGTCGCAACGACAACAGTGTTTGCAACAGCCGGCCATAGATGCTTGAACATTAATCGGGGAGTAGAAGCACCAGCCACTCTCGCCAGTGCGATGTAATCGAAGGAGCGCACCTGTAGTGTCTGCCCTCTAACGAGCCTTGCTATACCTGCCCAGGCGCCTAGCGCGAGCACTATAGCGACAATTCCGAAACTCTGGCCAAGAATGAATACAAGTGCAATCGCAAGAAGAATGAACGGCACTGCACTGAACACGTCCACTATTCTCATAATCACTTCATCGACCCAACCGCCGTAGTATCCAGCAATGAGACCGACTGAAGTGCCAAAGACCGTTCCGATGCTGATCGCAACTGCGGCAAGACTGAGCGACAGACGAGCCCCGTAAATGATCCTGCTAAGCAGATCACGCCCCAACTGGTCGGCGCCGAGGGCGAAGAAGTAGACATCTTGATTGCGACCAAGAGCGATGCCGCTTGTGTTACACGGCTGGAACTTGTTGGAGACTTGACCTTCTTCGCAGGCGGGATACCAGGGTGGTGATGCCAGCACGGCCCTCAGCTGGTCTTTTTCGGGTTCATACGGCGCGACCCACGGAGCAAATAAGGCGCAAATCCCCAGAGTAATTAGGATCAGGAATGGGATCAGCGGCCATCGCCGGAATACGTATAGTGTGCGACCTAGTGTGGATTCCTTGCCCAGTTCTTCAAGGTCAGAGGGCGTCAATTGACGCGTAGTCGTGGTCACAGGAATTCACTCATGAATATCTGATTCTTGGGTCGATGAATGCGTACAAGATGTCGATTAAGAACACGGCGAAGACGTACACAATCGTGAAGACCAGGACAGCAGCTGTCATTAGCGGGAAGTCATTGTTAATGATGGATGTATAGGTCATCAGACCCAGTCCAGGCCAGGCAAATACCGTCTCCGTTACGACAGTGCCTCCAATGAAACCGACGAGGATCAGAGCCGAAAAGGTCAGTGGCGGAATTAGTGCATTCTTGAAAGCGTGCTTCCAGACTACGGAGTTAGCACCCACACCTTTAGCCCTGGCCAGTTTCACAAATTCTGAATCCAGCACCTCCAGCATCGAGGACCGGACCAGACGCATCAGTCCAGCTGATGCCAGCCAGCCAAGGGTTATAGCAGGCATGGGAAAATAGAGCAGGCGTTCGGCGAAGCTGGCAGCGTCGTGCCCTCGTGTCCCAGACGGGAGCCAATCCAGGTTGACGCTGAATATTAGGATCAACATGATCCCCAGCCAGAAGGGAGGTAGCGCTTGCCCAAACACGGCAAATGTGCGACCGATTACGTCCCATATTGTCCCACGCTTGACCGCCGAGAGCATTCCGAGGGGAATCCCTGTGAGAAGAACGAAGAGGGTGGCTGAGAGTCCCAACTGAAGACTGGCAGGTGCGAAGCCTCGTACCATGTCCATTACCGGTTTGCCGGTCTTTAGAGATTCGCCAAAATCACCCTGGAAGAAACCCTTTCCAACCCATATCAGGTACTGGAGTATGATGGGCTTGTCCAGGTGAAAGCGCTTGCCCCACGCTTCCCACTGTTCGGGGGATACGTAACCAACATTCAGCATGACAGCCCTTGGGTCACCTTGAAGGCGCGACAACGCGAACACGATCAGTGTTGCCGCCAAGGTGGCAAGGATCAGGAAGAAAAAGCGTCTTATGATGAACGTTCGCACTGTTAATTCAAAGTCCTGGGCGGGAAGGGTTGGGTTTCAGTCACTTCCCCAACCTGGTTCGGCTGGGGAAGTGACACTTACATGCGTACCGTAACGGAGCCCTGCTACCTCGGGACGACTATGGTCTCGAAGGAGTTAACCAGGTCCCACGGTGCCAGGTCCCAGCGGACAACGGTCTCGGGGTTGAACCCGATCAGTACGGGCACTTCAACTGTCCCGATAGTGAGCACGTTATCGTAGGCCCAGTCAACGATCTTCTCGCGAGAAGCCAGATTCTCAGGGGAACCTTTCTTCTGAACGCGGGTCTCTTCACGGAACGACCACCAGAGGTTGTCCTCCAGGCTGGGGTTCCAACCACCAGCTGGAAGTGGCCACAGGCCGCCGCCAGGAAGCGTTCCGCCGCCGTCAGCGAGCCGGCCCTGCTTGCTTGTTGGGCCCCAGCGGGTCATCCATGGAACGTGCAGGGTTCTACCCAACATTGTGGGTCGCCTCGATGAGTACTGTGTGCTGTCGATCCAGGGCTCAAGCCCAAGATTCTCTTTCCATTGGCCTACGGTGGCTTCGCAAACTTCCAGAGAAGTTCCATTGCCCTGAGAGCAGAAGAACTCGAACTCAAAGCCTTCCGGCACACCTGACTTCGCCAGTTCCTCACGTGCCCTCTCAGGATCGAAGGCATAGTTCCAGCGATCCTTATACTCAGGATGCGACTGGTGCAATGGCAGGCCTGGGAAGGAGCCGCCGTAGACTGCGCCTCCGTAGCCGCCAGTTACTGACGAAGCAATCAACTCGCGGTCGATCGAGTAAGCCAGGGCGGTTCGGAATGCCCTCGCGGTCTCCATGCGAGGAGTGTCGTACGAGAACCGGTCCTCGTCATCGTAGTCAAAGCCGACCGAGTCTGGCGTAAATTCAAAGTCACTGTCGGAAACCGCGGTAAATGAGAAGTTGGGGACATCACAGCCTGCGCCGACAGTGTCCTGGATCGCGGCAGCGCTCCTGTCTATGCCCACGCAGTCCAACCTGGGGTCTCCGATCCATGGGTACTTGTCGGAGGGAAGGAATCCACCGCGAATCACGGGCTGACCTGAGAGGTCCTCGTCGCCCAGCTTCGAGTTCGGTGGGTACTGGAATGCCCAGTTATTGCCGGCAAAGTACATGAAGTTGCCGTTGATGGTGTCCAGTCCCTCGTGGAACTGGAATCCTTCTTGCTCCAGTCTGCCAACGTCCTGGATGGAGGCCATTGCTATGTCAGCTGCCCCTGTCTGGAGCATGGCCGAGCGCTGCTGCGCCTCATTGGCCTGGACAAAGATAAGGTTTTCGAAGGCGGCATTTGCGCGCCAGTGATCTACCCTTGATTCAGCCTCAATCCGCTCTGCTGCGAGCCACTCGTGAACCACGAAGGGGCCGGAGCCATGCGGGACCAGGAAAGTGTCGCCCAGTTCGTCGAACAACTGCCTGGACTGCATCCAAACCGCGTCCTGGCACATGGAGGACGCGTCCTGGAGGCCATCAGCCTGGAATGCCCGAGCCTTGACCTTCGCAGTGTACCTATCCTCTGCCCACCATGGCTGATAATACTCGTATGCCTGCGAGGAATTTGAGTGGGCTGAGTTTGTGTCCTCAGAGCCCGCGTCGTTGAACGACCAGGCAACGTCCTCAGCGGTCAACTCGCCGATTCGCACCAACTCGCCATCAACTGAGCGATAGAAGTCGATTCCCTCAC includes:
- a CDS encoding ABC transporter permease, producing MIPFLILITLGICALFAPWVAPYEPEKDQLRAVLASPPWYPACEEGQVSNKFQPCNTSGIALGRNQDVYFFALGADQLGRDLLSRIIYGARLSLSLAAVAISIGTVFGTSVGLIAGYYGGWVDEVIMRIVDVFSAVPFILLAIALVFILGQSFGIVAIVLALGAWAGIARLVRGQTLQVRSFDYIALARVAGASTPRLMFKHLWPAVANTVVVATTLQVGNTILSESILSFLGAGVPPPTPSWGADISNGREYLGSAWWVAFFPGIAIFLTVLSFNFIGDWLRDRWDPRLRQI
- a CDS encoding ABC transporter permease, which gives rise to MRTFIIRRFFFLILATLAATLIVFALSRLQGDPRAVMLNVGYVSPEQWEAWGKRFHLDKPIILQYLIWVGKGFFQGDFGESLKTGKPVMDMVRGFAPASLQLGLSATLFVLLTGIPLGMLSAVKRGTIWDVIGRTFAVFGQALPPFWLGIMLILIFSVNLDWLPSGTRGHDAASFAERLLYFPMPAITLGWLASAGLMRLVRSSMLEVLDSEFVKLARAKGVGANSVVWKHAFKNALIPPLTFSALILVGFIGGTVVTETVFAWPGLGLMTYTSIINNDFPLMTAAVLVFTIVYVFAVFLIDILYAFIDPRIRYS